DNA sequence from the Streptomyces sp. CA-210063 genome:
ACTGACCCATTTCCGGACAATCATGGCAGCGTCACAATCGGACGTGCTCGCCAAACCACACGGCCGGCCCTGGACCGATCCGCCCAGCGGAGTCACTCCGCAGCCGCTTCCGGTGATACGCAAGGCGCATGGCAAGGCTCTGACCAGCTCTTCCGTAGGGATGCTTCCGCCTGGCAGAAGCCGCCTTGCGCGGCGACCACCGCCGTCAGGAACCTGTTCCCAACCACGGCACGCGGGGCGACGAAGCCCCGCCGACAGGGACGGGAACGCCATGCCTCACATGACCGCCTTCGCCAGGAACCAGTGGTACAGCTAGCGCACCTTTCTGACCTGCGCTTGTGTGGGGGCGATGAGGCTGTGACCTGCTAGGACGGGTTACAGAGGCGATCGGAGGCAGTCAGAGGAAAACACTCTGATTCGACCCCGGTTCGACCCGGGTCGCTCAGAGGCAGTCAGAGGCAGCAGCCTCTGCAACTGCCCTCCGAGGGACCTGAGTCGGCCGGTGTGGATCACCAGTGGACCACTCTGGCGCTGCTCTGGTTCGACCTCGGTCGAGCTGCGATGGGGACGCCTGCCTCCACTCGGGGCCAGGCAAACGAGGCCCTCCAGGACGGCCATCCTGGGGACCTTGCTGGCGCCGATGGAGGTCGGTTCCGGACACCACCCGTGGTTTTAGCGGGCCTGGGTGGCGTCCACGTTTTTGCGAGACGACCCCACCGTGCCACACAGCACCCATCACGCCCTCTCTCGACGACACTCCACCGAATTCCGCGGCCTTGTGGAGTACGTCCGACTGCCGTCGGCCGCGACCGATCTCATTCTGCTCGGCGACCTCACCGGCCGCTACGCCACCAGCAGTTACAGCCGGCTCGCCCCCGACCGCCGGACCGTGGTCCTGCGCGCGGACCGCCAGGGAGCGGCCGAGCACGGGCACCGGATCACCGCGGCCATCGCCTGCCACGTGGCCCGCGCCGGCGGCACCCTCGACCAGCTCACACAGCTCCTGCTGCACCCCGACCACGAAGGCGGACGGCACACCCGCAACATCGCCCTGCGCTCCGGGCAGATGCGCGCCCTGGACTACATCCGCCGGGTCTGGGCCAACGCCTCCGAAACGGTCAACACGACCGTGACGCTGGGTTCCCGGCACGACGCGTACGAGGTGCTCGCCGCGCTGCGCGACCGCATCGAGACCACCCCCTGGCGCGGGGAACGGGGACGCACCGCGCTGCGGGTACTGCGCGCGCACCTGAACTTCGCCGAGACCGCGGGCGGCCCACTGCACCACGCCAGCGAACGGCAGACCGCGGAGGAAGCGGGCATCTCCCGCACGACGCTGCGGGCGGTCTACGACACCGTCCTCAAACCGCAGGGCTGGCTGCGCCGCCTGCAGGTCGGCCACGGCCGCGAGGGTTCCACCTGGTATCTCAGCGCGCCGCCGTCTCGTTCCCGGACCACTCAGTTGCCCCCCGACCCGGCACTTGAGGACTGGCCCACCTCTGAGACGGCCACGGCGGCCGACATCGACTCCACCGTCCTCGGCCGTCTGATGGGCCACGACGCCTTCGCCCACCACGGCCTCGGCAGCGCCGCCCTCATGCTCATCAGCGCCCTGCACCAACGCCCCTACCAGACGGTCGCCGAGCTCGTCGGTACCTCCTCGGTCTCCCGCGCCACCACCTACCGGACTCTGCGACGCCTGGATGGCCACGGCCTCGTCTGCCGCATCGGGGAGACCTGGGCCCTCGCGCCGCGCGCGCTGGAGGGCCTCGGTAGCAGCCTCCCTGCCCGTGTCACGGGGCTCGACGCCGTGCCTGCACAGGGCTGGGACAAGGTCGCCGAGCACCACGGCACCGCAGGCGTCGCGGCCCGGCGGAAGGCCCTGCACGCGGTCGAGCGTGCGGCCTACCAGGAGGCGCTGGACCGGCTCGCGGAGCACCGCACCAAGGCTGTGGTGATCGTCCGCGACGACCGCCAAATCCTGGTCCCCGCGCCGCGCCCCGACGAGATCCCGCCGACGTGGCACGCCCCGGACGGGCGCGTCCTCGACCCGGCCACCGGCCGCCCTGCTTCCGACTGGCGGGTCGCCACCGACGGCCGCCTGATCCTCATCATCCCAGCTGACCAGCGCAGTTACGACGAGCTGGCGGCCGCCCATGCCGAAGCCCTCAGCGAATGGAACTCCGCCGCATGAACCGACAACACCCTCCAACCAACCCTGCCCAGAGCCAGCCGGTGACCCCGGATGCCTTGCGCAACCAGTACGAGTCCGGTGCAACGGTCGACGAACTCGTCTCCGCCAGCGGCCTGTCGTACGGCATGGTCCTCAACCGGCTGCACGATGCCGGGACCGTCATGCGCACGTCGTGGCAGACCCGCAGGATGCGCCAGGATTCCCAAGCCCGCCGACGTCTCGCAGCCCGTCTGCGCACCCTTTACGAGCAGCAGGGTGCGACGCTCGCTGAACTCGCGGCAGTTGCCGGTGAGTCGAGGCGTGGTGCCCGGCGCCTGCTGCTTGAGGCCGGCGGCACCGTGCGCACCCCGCAGCAGACGCTGCGGATGCGCGCTGCGGCGAGGGCCGCTGAACGGCAGAAGCTCGCGCTGTCTCTGCGGGCGCGGTACGAGGAGGGCGCCACGGTCCCGGACCTAGCCAAGGCGTGCAACTACTCCGTTGCCACGGTCTACCGGCTCCTGCACCAGGCCAGCACCCGCATGCGGCCCCAGCACCGACATGGCCCCACTCGCCCCGAGGGGAAACGGCCGTGAGCGCACCAGATAGAGCTCTCGTTCGCTCCGCTGGTCGTGCCCAACAGATGCGAGACCTGCCCGAAGGCCATCCCGGCCGCAGCCCTGCGGCACGCGCGCCCCCTTCATCGTCACATAGCCACCACCGAAAGTCGTCCCTCTCGCCGACCCACACAAGTCAACGCACCTTTCGAGCTTCAGGAGATCAGACACACGTGAACGAGAACACCCGTATCAAGACCCTGGCGGCGGCCACAGCCCGCGCCTGGGACGCCTTCGTCATCGTCGTCGGCATGCTCAAGGGCGGCACCGGCAAGACCACCTCGGCCTGGTTCATCGCCCTGTACTACGCCGTCGTCCTCGACCTGCCGACGCTGCTGCTGGACGCGGACGCGACCAGCCAGTCCGCCTATGACTGGTTCAAGGTCGCCAAGGCCGAGGGTTTCGAGATCCCGGAAAACCTGGTCGTCGAGCGGTACCCGTTCGATGACATCGCCGAATACATCCGTGAGAAGCGT
Encoded proteins:
- a CDS encoding MarR family winged helix-turn-helix transcriptional regulator: MPHSTHHALSRRHSTEFRGLVEYVRLPSAATDLILLGDLTGRYATSSYSRLAPDRRTVVLRADRQGAAEHGHRITAAIACHVARAGGTLDQLTQLLLHPDHEGGRHTRNIALRSGQMRALDYIRRVWANASETVNTTVTLGSRHDAYEVLAALRDRIETTPWRGERGRTALRVLRAHLNFAETAGGPLHHASERQTAEEAGISRTTLRAVYDTVLKPQGWLRRLQVGHGREGSTWYLSAPPSRSRTTQLPPDPALEDWPTSETATAADIDSTVLGRLMGHDAFAHHGLGSAALMLISALHQRPYQTVAELVGTSSVSRATTYRTLRRLDGHGLVCRIGETWALAPRALEGLGSSLPARVTGLDAVPAQGWDKVAEHHGTAGVAARRKALHAVERAAYQEALDRLAEHRTKAVVIVRDDRQILVPAPRPDEIPPTWHAPDGRVLDPATGRPASDWRVATDGRLILIIPADQRSYDELAAAHAEALSEWNSAA
- a CDS encoding helix-turn-helix domain-containing protein produces the protein MELRRMNRQHPPTNPAQSQPVTPDALRNQYESGATVDELVSASGLSYGMVLNRLHDAGTVMRTSWQTRRMRQDSQARRRLAARLRTLYEQQGATLAELAAVAGESRRGARRLLLEAGGTVRTPQQTLRMRAAARAAERQKLALSLRARYEEGATVPDLAKACNYSVATVYRLLHQASTRMRPQHRHGPTRPEGKRP